The Canis aureus isolate CA01 chromosome 11, VMU_Caureus_v.1.0, whole genome shotgun sequence genome has a segment encoding these proteins:
- the GTPBP1 gene encoding GTP-binding protein 1 isoform X5 — MWERMDEGCGETIYVIGQGSDGTEYGLSEADMEASYATVKSMAEQIEADVILLRERQEAGGRVRDYLVRKRVGDNDFLEVRVAVVGNVDAGKSTLLGVLTHGELDNGRGFARQKLFRHKHEIESGRTSSVGNDILGFDSEGNVVNKPDSHGGSLEWTKICEKSTKVITFIDLAGHEKYLKTTVFGMTGHLPDFCMLMVGSNAGIVGMTKEHLGLALALNVPVFVVVTKIDMCPANILQETLKLLQRLLKSPGCRKIPVLVQSKDDVIVTASNFSSERMCPIFQISNVTGENLDLLKMFLNLLSPRTSYREEEPAEFQIDDTYSVPGVGTVVSGTTLRGLIKLNDTLLLGPDPLGNFLSIAVKSIHRKRMPVKEVRGGQTASFALKKIKRSSIRKGMVMVSPRLNPQASWEFEAEILVLHHPTTISPRYQAMVHCGSIRQTATILSMDKDCLRTGDKATVHFRFIKTPEYLHIDQRLVFREGRTKAVGTITKLLQTTNNSPMNSKPQQIKMQSTKKGPPTKREEGGPSGGPAVGAPPPGDEACSLGAVQPTLSSSLQPQPKPSSGGRRRGGQRHKVKSQGACVTPASGC; from the exons ATGGAACTGAGTATGGGCTAAGTGAAGCTGACATGGAGGCCTCCTACGCCACAGTGAAGAGCATGGCCGAACAGATAGAGGCTGATGTCATCCTCCTGCGGGAACGTCAAGAAGCTGGGGGCCGTGTGCGTGATTACCTGGTCCGAAAACGAGTAGGAGACAATGACTTCCTGGAGGTCAG GGTAGCAGTAGTAGGCAACGTGGATGCTGGCAAAAGCACACTCCTGGGGGTTCTGACACACGGGGAGCTGGACAATGGCCGAGGCTTTGCCCGCCAGAAGCTCTTCCGCCACAAACACGAGATTGAATCTGGTCGCACCAGCAGCGTGGGCAACGACATTCTGGGCTTTGACAGTGAAGGTAATGTGGTGAACAAGCCAGACAGCCATGGTGGCAGCCTGGAATGGACAAAGATTTGTGAGAAATCCACTAAGGTGATTACCTTCATCGACTTGGCTGGCCATGAGAAATACCTGAAGACCACTGTCTTTGGCATGACAGGTCATTTGCCTGACTTCTGCATGCTCATG GTGGGCAGCAATGCTGGCATCGTGGGGATGACCAAGGAACATTTGGGCTTGGCATTGGCACTCAATGTTCCTGTCTTTGTGGTGGTCACCAAGATTGACATGTGTCCTGCCAACATTCTGCAAG AAACCCTGAAGCTGTTACAGCGCCTGCTGAAGTCTCCAGGCTGCCGGAAGATCCCTGTGTTGGTACAGAGCAAGGATGATGTGATCGTTACGGCCTCCAACTTCAGCTCTGAGAG GATGTGCCCGATATTCCAGATTTCCAACGTTACAGGTGAGAACCTAGATCTGCTGAAGATGTTCCTCAACCTCCTTTCCCCCCGCACCAGCTACCGGGAGGAAGAGCCTGCGGAGTTTCAGATTGATgacacctactctgtgcca GGTGTGGGGACAGTGGTGTCAGGGACAACACTGAGAGGCCTGATCAAGCTGAATGACACACTGCTGCTCGGCCCAGATCCCTTGGGTAACTTCCTGTCCATTGCTGTCAAATCAATCCACCGCAAGCGCATGCCTGTCAAAGAGGTGCGGGGTGGCCAGACAGCCTCCTTTGCACTGAAGAAG atcAAGCGCTCATCCATCCGCAAAGGCATGGTGATGGTTTCCCCACGCTTGAATCCCCAAGCCTCCTGGGAGTTTGAGGCTGAGATCCTTGTCCTCCACCACCCCACCACAATTAGCCCACGCTACCAGGCCATGG TGCACTGTGGGAGCATCAGGCAGACGGCTACCATTCTGAGCATGGACAAGGACTGTCTGCGCACCGGGGACAAGGCCACTGTGCACTTCCGCTTCATCAAGACTCCTGAGTACCTGCACATAGACCAGCGTCTGGTGTTCCGGGAAGGCCGCACCAAAGCGGTGGGCACCATCACCAAG ctcctccagaCCACCAACAACTCCCCGATGAACTCAAAGCCCCAGCAAATTAAAATGCAGTCAACAAAAAAAGGTCCCCCGACCAAGCGAGAAGAAGGAGGCCCATCTGGAGGGCCAGCAGTAGGGGCGCCCCCTCCTGGAGACGAAGCTTGCTCTCTAGGGGCTGTGCAGCCAACCTTGTCCAGCAGTCTCCAGCCACAG cCCAAGCCCAGCAGCGGGGGCCGGCGACGGGGGGGCCAGCGTCACAAAGTGAAGTCCCAGGGGGCCTGCGTGACTCCTGCCAGCGGCTGCTGA
- the GTPBP1 gene encoding GTP-binding protein 1 isoform X6 has translation MEASYATVKSMAEQIEADVILLRERQEAGGRVRDYLVRKRVGDNDFLEVRVAVVGNVDAGKSTLLGVLTHGELDNGRGFARQKLFRHKHEIESGRTSSVGNDILGFDSEGNVVNKPDSHGGSLEWTKICEKSTKVITFIDLAGHEKYLKTTVFGMTGHLPDFCMLMVGSNAGIVGMTKEHLGLALALNVPVFVVVTKIDMCPANILQETLKLLQRLLKSPGCRKIPVLVQSKDDVIVTASNFSSERMCPIFQISNVTGENLDLLKMFLNLLSPRTSYREEEPAEFQIDDTYSVPGVGTVVSGTTLRGLIKLNDTLLLGPDPLGNFLSIAVKSIHRKRMPVKEVRGGQTASFALKKIKRSSIRKGMVMVSPRLNPQASWEFEAEILVLHHPTTISPRYQAMVHCGSIRQTATILSMDKDCLRTGDKATVHFRFIKTPEYLHIDQRLVFREGRTKAVGTITKLLQTTNNSPMNSKPQQIKMQSTKKGPPTKREEGGPSGGPAVGAPPPGDEACSLGAVQPTLSSSLQPQPKPSSGGRRRGGQRHKVKSQGACVTPASGC, from the exons ATGGAGGCCTCCTACGCCACAGTGAAGAGCATGGCCGAACAGATAGAGGCTGATGTCATCCTCCTGCGGGAACGTCAAGAAGCTGGGGGCCGTGTGCGTGATTACCTGGTCCGAAAACGAGTAGGAGACAATGACTTCCTGGAGGTCAG GGTAGCAGTAGTAGGCAACGTGGATGCTGGCAAAAGCACACTCCTGGGGGTTCTGACACACGGGGAGCTGGACAATGGCCGAGGCTTTGCCCGCCAGAAGCTCTTCCGCCACAAACACGAGATTGAATCTGGTCGCACCAGCAGCGTGGGCAACGACATTCTGGGCTTTGACAGTGAAGGTAATGTGGTGAACAAGCCAGACAGCCATGGTGGCAGCCTGGAATGGACAAAGATTTGTGAGAAATCCACTAAGGTGATTACCTTCATCGACTTGGCTGGCCATGAGAAATACCTGAAGACCACTGTCTTTGGCATGACAGGTCATTTGCCTGACTTCTGCATGCTCATG GTGGGCAGCAATGCTGGCATCGTGGGGATGACCAAGGAACATTTGGGCTTGGCATTGGCACTCAATGTTCCTGTCTTTGTGGTGGTCACCAAGATTGACATGTGTCCTGCCAACATTCTGCAAG AAACCCTGAAGCTGTTACAGCGCCTGCTGAAGTCTCCAGGCTGCCGGAAGATCCCTGTGTTGGTACAGAGCAAGGATGATGTGATCGTTACGGCCTCCAACTTCAGCTCTGAGAG GATGTGCCCGATATTCCAGATTTCCAACGTTACAGGTGAGAACCTAGATCTGCTGAAGATGTTCCTCAACCTCCTTTCCCCCCGCACCAGCTACCGGGAGGAAGAGCCTGCGGAGTTTCAGATTGATgacacctactctgtgcca GGTGTGGGGACAGTGGTGTCAGGGACAACACTGAGAGGCCTGATCAAGCTGAATGACACACTGCTGCTCGGCCCAGATCCCTTGGGTAACTTCCTGTCCATTGCTGTCAAATCAATCCACCGCAAGCGCATGCCTGTCAAAGAGGTGCGGGGTGGCCAGACAGCCTCCTTTGCACTGAAGAAG atcAAGCGCTCATCCATCCGCAAAGGCATGGTGATGGTTTCCCCACGCTTGAATCCCCAAGCCTCCTGGGAGTTTGAGGCTGAGATCCTTGTCCTCCACCACCCCACCACAATTAGCCCACGCTACCAGGCCATGG TGCACTGTGGGAGCATCAGGCAGACGGCTACCATTCTGAGCATGGACAAGGACTGTCTGCGCACCGGGGACAAGGCCACTGTGCACTTCCGCTTCATCAAGACTCCTGAGTACCTGCACATAGACCAGCGTCTGGTGTTCCGGGAAGGCCGCACCAAAGCGGTGGGCACCATCACCAAG ctcctccagaCCACCAACAACTCCCCGATGAACTCAAAGCCCCAGCAAATTAAAATGCAGTCAACAAAAAAAGGTCCCCCGACCAAGCGAGAAGAAGGAGGCCCATCTGGAGGGCCAGCAGTAGGGGCGCCCCCTCCTGGAGACGAAGCTTGCTCTCTAGGGGCTGTGCAGCCAACCTTGTCCAGCAGTCTCCAGCCACAG cCCAAGCCCAGCAGCGGGGGCCGGCGACGGGGGGGCCAGCGTCACAAAGTGAAGTCCCAGGGGGCCTGCGTGACTCCTGCCAGCGGCTGCTGA
- the GTPBP1 gene encoding GTP-binding protein 1 isoform X3, with the protein MCELVLVSPTSEQYDSLLRQMWERMDEGCGETIYVIGQGSDGTEYGLSEADMEASYATVKSMAEQIEADVILLRERQEAGGRVRDYLVRKRVGDNDFLEVRVAVVGNVDAGKSTLLGVLTHGELDNGRGFARQKLFRHKHEIESGRTSSVGNDILGFDSEGNVVNKPDSHGGSLEWTKICEKSTKVITFIDLAGHEKYLKTTVFGMTGHLPDFCMLMVGSNAGIVGMTKEHLGLALALNVPVFVVVTKIDMCPANILQETLKLLQRLLKSPGCRKIPVLVQSKDDVIVTASNFSSERMCPIFQISNVTGENLDLLKMFLNLLSPRTSYREEEPAEFQIDDTYSVPGVGTVVSGTTLRGLIKLNDTLLLGPDPLGNFLSIAVKSIHRKRMPVKEVRGGQTASFALKKIKRSSIRKGMVMVSPRLNPQASWEFEAEILVLHHPTTISPRYQAMVHCGSIRQTATILSMDKDCLRTGDKATVHFRFIKTPEYLHIDQRLVFREGRTKAVGTITKLLQTTNNSPMNSKPQQIKMQSTKKGPPTKREEGGPSGGPAVGAPPPGDEACSLGAVQPTLSSSLQPQPKPSSGGRRRGGQRHKVKSQGACVTPASGC; encoded by the exons ATGGAACTGAGTATGGGCTAAGTGAAGCTGACATGGAGGCCTCCTACGCCACAGTGAAGAGCATGGCCGAACAGATAGAGGCTGATGTCATCCTCCTGCGGGAACGTCAAGAAGCTGGGGGCCGTGTGCGTGATTACCTGGTCCGAAAACGAGTAGGAGACAATGACTTCCTGGAGGTCAG GGTAGCAGTAGTAGGCAACGTGGATGCTGGCAAAAGCACACTCCTGGGGGTTCTGACACACGGGGAGCTGGACAATGGCCGAGGCTTTGCCCGCCAGAAGCTCTTCCGCCACAAACACGAGATTGAATCTGGTCGCACCAGCAGCGTGGGCAACGACATTCTGGGCTTTGACAGTGAAGGTAATGTGGTGAACAAGCCAGACAGCCATGGTGGCAGCCTGGAATGGACAAAGATTTGTGAGAAATCCACTAAGGTGATTACCTTCATCGACTTGGCTGGCCATGAGAAATACCTGAAGACCACTGTCTTTGGCATGACAGGTCATTTGCCTGACTTCTGCATGCTCATG GTGGGCAGCAATGCTGGCATCGTGGGGATGACCAAGGAACATTTGGGCTTGGCATTGGCACTCAATGTTCCTGTCTTTGTGGTGGTCACCAAGATTGACATGTGTCCTGCCAACATTCTGCAAG AAACCCTGAAGCTGTTACAGCGCCTGCTGAAGTCTCCAGGCTGCCGGAAGATCCCTGTGTTGGTACAGAGCAAGGATGATGTGATCGTTACGGCCTCCAACTTCAGCTCTGAGAG GATGTGCCCGATATTCCAGATTTCCAACGTTACAGGTGAGAACCTAGATCTGCTGAAGATGTTCCTCAACCTCCTTTCCCCCCGCACCAGCTACCGGGAGGAAGAGCCTGCGGAGTTTCAGATTGATgacacctactctgtgcca GGTGTGGGGACAGTGGTGTCAGGGACAACACTGAGAGGCCTGATCAAGCTGAATGACACACTGCTGCTCGGCCCAGATCCCTTGGGTAACTTCCTGTCCATTGCTGTCAAATCAATCCACCGCAAGCGCATGCCTGTCAAAGAGGTGCGGGGTGGCCAGACAGCCTCCTTTGCACTGAAGAAG atcAAGCGCTCATCCATCCGCAAAGGCATGGTGATGGTTTCCCCACGCTTGAATCCCCAAGCCTCCTGGGAGTTTGAGGCTGAGATCCTTGTCCTCCACCACCCCACCACAATTAGCCCACGCTACCAGGCCATGG TGCACTGTGGGAGCATCAGGCAGACGGCTACCATTCTGAGCATGGACAAGGACTGTCTGCGCACCGGGGACAAGGCCACTGTGCACTTCCGCTTCATCAAGACTCCTGAGTACCTGCACATAGACCAGCGTCTGGTGTTCCGGGAAGGCCGCACCAAAGCGGTGGGCACCATCACCAAG ctcctccagaCCACCAACAACTCCCCGATGAACTCAAAGCCCCAGCAAATTAAAATGCAGTCAACAAAAAAAGGTCCCCCGACCAAGCGAGAAGAAGGAGGCCCATCTGGAGGGCCAGCAGTAGGGGCGCCCCCTCCTGGAGACGAAGCTTGCTCTCTAGGGGCTGTGCAGCCAACCTTGTCCAGCAGTCTCCAGCCACAG cCCAAGCCCAGCAGCGGGGGCCGGCGACGGGGGGGCCAGCGTCACAAAGTGAAGTCCCAGGGGGCCTGCGTGACTCCTGCCAGCGGCTGCTGA